The Gemmatimonas sp. UBA7669 genome includes a region encoding these proteins:
- a CDS encoding helix-turn-helix transcriptional regulator produces the protein MATSARASEAHVGLSIVALTKRERARALVRGAFPRRRAHVVSARQASDIEALLIKEVVDAVIIDAGAGDDAQRLMARAEEFESIPFVLITTMLPSDGPLIARAAECGVAEVLAEGVDDAVARDLITRRAFSTRFERALSSPPPQLHLETPLQIQVWQSVVRRAGRPVRTDQLARELGVSREHLSRSFAVGQAPTLKKVIDLVRVLAAAELSKNAGFDVRDVAEVLGFASSSHLSSTTQRLVGAKASSLSRLRSMDLLERFTRYAAVPDEVAETQNPELEPTTRN, from the coding sequence GTGGCCACGAGCGCGCGGGCCAGTGAGGCCCATGTGGGCTTGTCCATTGTGGCGCTCACCAAACGTGAGCGCGCGCGGGCGCTGGTGCGCGGCGCATTTCCGCGTCGTCGCGCGCATGTGGTGAGCGCGCGCCAGGCCAGCGACATCGAAGCCCTGCTCATCAAGGAAGTGGTGGACGCGGTCATCATCGACGCGGGCGCCGGTGACGACGCGCAGCGACTCATGGCGCGCGCCGAGGAGTTCGAAAGCATTCCCTTCGTACTCATCACCACCATGTTGCCGAGCGACGGGCCGCTTATTGCGCGCGCGGCAGAGTGTGGGGTGGCGGAGGTGCTGGCCGAAGGCGTCGACGACGCAGTGGCGCGCGACCTGATTACGCGCCGCGCGTTCAGCACACGCTTCGAGCGCGCGCTCAGCAGTCCCCCCCCGCAACTGCATCTCGAAACACCACTGCAGATTCAGGTCTGGCAGAGCGTGGTGCGCCGCGCCGGACGCCCGGTGCGCACCGACCAGTTGGCGCGAGAGCTCGGGGTGTCGCGCGAGCATCTCTCGCGCAGCTTCGCGGTGGGGCAGGCACCCACGCTCAAGAAGGTCATTGATCTGGTCCGCGTGCTGGCGGCGGCCGAACTGTCCAAGAATGCGGGCTTTGACGTGCGGGATGTGGCGGAGGTGCTGGGCTTTGCCAGCTCCTCGCACCTGTCCAGCACCACCCAGCGCCTGGTGGGCGCCAAGGCGTCGAGTCTCAGCCGGCTCCGCAGCATGGACTTGCTGGAGCGGTTCACCCGATACGCGGCCGTACCGGACGAGGTGGCGGAAACTCAGAACCCGGAACTCGAACCCACAACTCGAAACTGA
- a CDS encoding MarR family winged helix-turn-helix transcriptional regulator yields MPQEFTSSVDTLVPQVGAGLFKLGLALRTHAWRDNGPRGLTPTQAQVLALLLSRETALRLSVIADGLAVTLPTASDAVKALVAKGLVSKTSAPEDRRAVAIALTEAGREAARLGADGPEFVAAVVEALSPDEQAVFMRSLVKMVRTLQERGDIAPARVCVSCRFFRPYAHGINADAPHHCAFVDQPFGDRELRIDCGDHVAEEDAVAAQRYRVFEGKGN; encoded by the coding sequence ATGCCCCAAGAATTCACGTCCTCCGTCGACACGCTGGTGCCCCAGGTCGGGGCCGGCCTTTTCAAATTGGGCCTCGCGCTGCGCACTCACGCGTGGCGGGACAATGGGCCGCGCGGTCTCACGCCCACGCAGGCTCAGGTGCTGGCGCTGCTGCTATCGCGGGAGACCGCGCTACGACTGTCCGTCATTGCCGATGGGCTCGCGGTGACGCTGCCCACGGCCAGCGACGCGGTGAAAGCGCTGGTGGCCAAGGGACTCGTCAGCAAGACCTCGGCGCCGGAAGACCGCCGTGCAGTGGCCATCGCGCTTACGGAGGCCGGACGCGAAGCGGCTCGTCTGGGCGCCGACGGCCCCGAGTTCGTGGCTGCCGTGGTCGAGGCCCTGAGCCCGGACGAGCAGGCGGTCTTCATGCGCTCGCTCGTGAAGATGGTGCGTACCCTGCAAGAGCGTGGAGACATTGCGCCAGCGCGTGTCTGCGTCAGTTGCCGCTTCTTTCGGCCCTACGCGCACGGAATCAACGCGGACGCGCCGCATCACTGCGCCTTTGTTGATCAGCCGTTCGGAGACCGGGAGTTGCGCATTGACTGCGGGGATCATGTGGCCGAGGAGGACGCCGTGGCGGCGCAGCGCTATCGCGTGTTCGAGGGCAAGGGGAACTGA
- the atpD gene encoding F0F1 ATP synthase subunit beta, giving the protein MATTAAPTTVGKIVQVIGPVIDVAFENDHLPELYNAVRVDAIAPDGSRISVTAEVQQHIGRNQVRAVAMSSTDGITRGMEVIDTGSSITVPVGAPALGRILNVLGDPVDDGAPIPADAERWPIHRKRPDFVNLEPKTEVFETGIKVVDLVAPFVKGGKIGLFGGAGVGKTVIIQELINNVAKGHGGKSVFCGVGERTREGNDLYLEFQEAGILDKVALIYGQMNEPPGARLRVALAGLTVAEYFRDQENADVLVFVDNIFRFTQAGSEVSALLGRMPSAVGYQPTLATEMGELQERITSTRNGSITSVQAIYVPADDLTDPAPATAFAHLDATVVLNRKITELGIYPAVDPLDSTSRILDAQYIGERHYNAATTTQRILQRYKELQDIIAILGMDELSEDDKKIVGRARRLQRFMSQPFAVAEQFTGIPGKYVKLEETISSFERICAGEFDHLPEQAFFMAGGVEDVVANAKKLQG; this is encoded by the coding sequence ATGGCTACCACTGCTGCGCCGACCACTGTCGGCAAGATCGTTCAGGTCATCGGGCCCGTTATCGACGTGGCCTTCGAGAATGACCACCTGCCCGAGCTGTACAACGCCGTGCGCGTCGATGCCATCGCTCCCGACGGCTCGCGCATCAGCGTCACCGCCGAAGTGCAGCAGCACATCGGCCGCAACCAGGTGCGCGCCGTGGCCATGTCCAGCACGGACGGCATCACGCGCGGCATGGAAGTGATCGACACGGGCAGCTCCATCACCGTGCCCGTCGGCGCACCCGCGCTCGGCCGCATTCTCAACGTGCTCGGCGATCCGGTGGACGATGGCGCGCCCATCCCGGCCGACGCCGAGCGCTGGCCGATTCACCGCAAGCGCCCCGACTTCGTCAACCTCGAGCCCAAGACGGAAGTCTTCGAAACGGGCATCAAGGTCGTCGACCTCGTCGCCCCGTTCGTGAAGGGTGGCAAGATCGGTCTCTTCGGCGGCGCCGGTGTCGGCAAGACGGTCATCATCCAGGAGCTCATCAACAACGTCGCCAAGGGCCACGGCGGCAAGTCCGTGTTCTGCGGCGTGGGTGAGCGCACGCGTGAAGGCAACGACCTCTATCTCGAGTTCCAGGAAGCTGGCATTCTCGACAAGGTCGCGCTGATCTACGGGCAGATGAACGAGCCGCCGGGTGCGCGTCTGCGCGTGGCGCTCGCCGGTCTCACGGTCGCCGAGTACTTCCGCGACCAGGAGAACGCCGACGTGCTCGTGTTCGTCGACAACATCTTCCGCTTCACGCAGGCCGGTTCGGAAGTGTCGGCGCTCCTTGGCCGCATGCCCTCGGCCGTGGGGTACCAGCCCACGCTGGCCACGGAAATGGGTGAGTTGCAGGAGCGCATCACCTCCACGCGCAACGGTTCCATCACGTCGGTGCAGGCCATCTACGTGCCCGCCGACGACCTCACGGACCCGGCGCCGGCCACGGCCTTCGCGCACCTCGACGCCACGGTCGTGTTGAATCGCAAGATCACCGAGCTTGGCATCTACCCCGCCGTGGACCCGCTCGATTCCACGTCGCGCATTCTCGATGCGCAGTACATCGGCGAGCGGCACTACAACGCCGCCACCACCACGCAGCGCATCCTGCAGCGCTACAAGGAGCTCCAGGACATCATCGCCATCCTGGGCATGGACGAGCTCTCGGAAGACGACAAGAAGATCGTCGGTCGTGCGCGTCGTCTGCAGCGTTTCATGTCGCAGCCCTTCGCGGTGGCCGAGCAGTTCACGGGCATCCCCGGCAAGTACGTCAAGCTCGAAGAGACCATCTCCAGCTTCGAGCGTATCTGCGCCGGTGAGTTCGATCATCTCCCCGAGCAGGCCTTCTTCATGGCCGGCGGCGTGGAAGACGTGGTGGCCAACGCCAAGAAGCTCCAGGGCTGA
- the atpG gene encoding ATP synthase F1 subunit gamma: protein MAKGRELKGRIKSVENTRKITRTMEMVATSKMKRAADRVSAARPYALALGEVLSHVYTPELAEQFPLLRRPAQIKRAALVVLTANRGLCGAFNTNLLRESRARLAEWEGKGVSVELHLVGRKGIGFFKYLGRAAASSRSDIGDRPTSADAASLIDSLMARYAAGELDAVYITYAKYKSALSTPPATEQVLPVVAPSTADNGSAAARDFILAPSAQDILEALLPLYVRNTVYRALVETAAGEQGARRTAMKNATDNATEMLQLLKRTYNSARQAQITQEIAEIVGGASALQG, encoded by the coding sequence ATGGCCAAGGGCAGAGAACTCAAGGGGCGCATCAAGTCCGTCGAGAACACGCGCAAGATCACGCGCACGATGGAAATGGTGGCCACCTCCAAGATGAAGCGCGCGGCCGACCGCGTGAGTGCGGCGCGTCCCTACGCGCTCGCGCTCGGCGAGGTGCTGTCGCACGTGTACACGCCGGAGCTCGCGGAGCAGTTCCCGCTGCTCCGGCGTCCCGCGCAGATCAAGCGCGCGGCGCTCGTGGTGCTCACGGCCAATCGTGGTCTCTGCGGCGCGTTCAACACCAACCTGCTTCGTGAGTCGCGTGCGCGTCTCGCGGAGTGGGAAGGCAAGGGCGTGTCGGTCGAGCTCCACCTCGTGGGCCGCAAGGGCATCGGCTTCTTCAAGTATCTGGGGCGTGCCGCCGCGAGCAGCCGCTCCGACATCGGCGACCGTCCCACGTCGGCCGATGCGGCATCGCTCATCGACAGCCTCATGGCGCGCTACGCCGCCGGTGAGCTCGACGCGGTGTACATCACCTACGCCAAGTACAAGTCGGCACTGTCCACGCCGCCGGCCACGGAGCAGGTGCTGCCCGTGGTGGCGCCGTCGACTGCTGACAACGGCTCGGCCGCCGCGCGCGATTTCATTCTCGCGCCGTCGGCCCAGGACATTCTCGAAGCGTTGTTGCCACTCTATGTGCGCAACACCGTCTACCGCGCCCTCGTGGAAACGGCGGCCGGTGAACAGGGCGCGCGCCGGACGGCCATGAAGAACGCCACCGACAACGCGACCGAGATGCTGCAGCTCCTCAAGCGCACGTACAACTCGGCGCGCCAGGCGCAGATCACGCAGGAAATCGCCGAAATCGTCGGCGGTGCATCGGCACTGCAGGGCTGA
- a CDS encoding NUDIX hydrolase, translated as MSAGARDPRKRSSRAKLETSAGGVVYRMEQGEPLFLLIRDSYRNWGFPKGHLESEEAPDTAALREVREETGIDDVVLDGEIDTIDWFFRFRGTLVHKVCHFFLMHTESEATTPQRAEGITACRWARFDEATQLVSYANARDVLLRANAMVQGVDLSLDPAEGPRR; from the coding sequence GTGAGTGCCGGCGCCCGCGATCCCCGCAAGCGTTCGTCGCGAGCGAAGCTGGAGACATCGGCGGGCGGCGTCGTGTATCGCATGGAGCAGGGCGAGCCCCTGTTCCTGCTCATCCGTGACAGTTATCGCAACTGGGGCTTCCCCAAGGGCCATCTCGAGTCCGAGGAAGCGCCCGACACGGCGGCGCTGCGCGAGGTGCGTGAAGAAACCGGCATCGACGATGTTGTGCTCGATGGCGAGATCGACACCATCGACTGGTTCTTCCGCTTCCGCGGGACGCTGGTGCACAAGGTGTGTCACTTCTTCCTCATGCACACCGAGAGCGAGGCCACCACGCCGCAGCGCGCCGAGGGCATCACCGCCTGTCGCTGGGCGCGTTTCGACGAGGCCACGCAACTGGTGTCGTATGCCAACGCGCGCGACGTGCTGCTGCGTGCGAACGCCATGGTGCAGGGCGTCGATCTCTCACTCGATCCGGCCGAAGGGCCGCGTCGCTAG
- a CDS encoding ABC transporter ATP-binding protein yields MIELKNVHKAFGPKQVLRGFTLTVNEGETMVIIGYSGTGKSVAIKHIVGLLEPDEGEVWVDGQRVDQLSRKALYALRGRIGYVFQFAALFDSMTIGENVAMGLRKQGQLSEAEIRTRVDEALDLVDLPDVQQRMPAELSGGMRKRVGIARAIALRPKYILYDEPTTGLDPVTSATIDALMVRMREHLGVTGIVITHDMRSAYTVGTRIAMLYEGQVRQVGTVEEIQRSTDPLVRQFIEGRATVDGEAPLIGVGGSTR; encoded by the coding sequence ATGATCGAGCTCAAGAACGTCCACAAGGCTTTTGGCCCCAAGCAGGTGCTCCGCGGCTTCACCCTCACGGTCAACGAGGGCGAAACCATGGTCATCATCGGCTATTCGGGTACCGGCAAGTCCGTGGCCATCAAGCACATCGTGGGCCTGCTCGAGCCCGACGAGGGCGAGGTGTGGGTGGACGGTCAGCGCGTCGATCAATTGTCGCGCAAGGCGCTCTACGCATTGCGCGGCCGTATTGGCTACGTGTTCCAGTTCGCCGCCCTGTTCGACTCCATGACCATCGGCGAAAACGTGGCCATGGGCCTGCGCAAACAGGGGCAACTCAGCGAGGCGGAAATCCGCACGCGTGTCGACGAGGCGCTGGACCTCGTCGACCTGCCCGATGTGCAGCAGCGCATGCCCGCTGAACTCTCCGGCGGCATGCGCAAGCGCGTGGGCATCGCGCGCGCCATCGCGCTGCGCCCCAAGTACATCCTCTACGACGAGCCCACCACCGGTCTCGACCCCGTCACCTCGGCCACCATCGATGCGCTCATGGTGCGCATGCGGGAGCACCTGGGCGTCACGGGCATCGTCATCACGCATGACATGCGCAGCGCCTACACCGTGGGCACGCGCATTGCCATGCTGTACGAGGGTCAGGTGCGGCAGGTGGGCACGGTGGAGGAAATTCAGCGCAGCACCGACCCGCTCGTGCGGCAGTTCATCGAGGGGCGCGCCACGGTGGACGGTGAGGCGCCCCTCATTGGAGTGGGCGGGTCGACGCGGTGA
- the atpC gene encoding ATP synthase F1 subunit epsilon — MSDLLKVSVISPERVLYEGSARGVIAPAFDGELGILPMHAPLMTLLGQGTLRVDTDSGEQRFTVSGGFLQIVDDQVRVVTEQASAA, encoded by the coding sequence GTGAGCGACCTGCTGAAGGTGTCGGTGATTTCGCCCGAGCGTGTGCTGTACGAAGGCAGCGCGCGTGGCGTAATCGCACCGGCGTTCGACGGCGAGCTGGGCATTCTGCCCATGCACGCGCCGCTCATGACGCTGCTCGGGCAGGGCACGCTGCGGGTGGACACGGACAGTGGGGAGCAGCGTTTCACCGTGTCCGGTGGTTTCCTGCAAATCGTGGATGATCAGGTGCGTGTCGTGACGGAGCAGGCCAGCGCGGCCTGA
- a CDS encoding sigma-70 family RNA polymerase sigma factor, translating into MTEVKRKRRRAAPAGIAPSEPERDILDQYLYEVSTYPLLKAAEEIELAKKIRAGDQDALQELVKRNLRFVISVAKKYQNRGLPLIDLIGEGNVGLLTAARKFDPDQGVKFISYAVWWIRQAILSSLARQGRTVRVPLNRTADLSRIIKASEILRQKLRREPSPEELAQVTGLSVDVVQSLAALNTGDVRLDAPMDPDGDRSLIERFVADEMPDTEEEAMNRFLTDEIEQALGTLPPRDAKVLRLYFGLEGGREHTLEEIGSMLGVTRERVRQLRDRALKRLREGDVGRALSSFAA; encoded by the coding sequence ATGACTGAAGTCAAGCGGAAGCGCCGTCGTGCGGCACCCGCGGGCATCGCGCCCAGCGAGCCCGAGCGCGATATCCTCGACCAGTACCTCTACGAGGTCTCCACCTATCCGCTGCTCAAGGCCGCGGAGGAAATCGAGCTCGCCAAGAAGATCCGTGCCGGCGACCAGGACGCGCTGCAGGAGCTCGTCAAACGCAACCTCCGCTTCGTCATCTCCGTCGCCAAGAAGTACCAGAACCGCGGCCTGCCGCTCATCGACCTCATCGGCGAAGGCAACGTGGGGCTGCTCACGGCTGCCCGCAAATTCGATCCCGATCAGGGCGTGAAGTTCATCTCCTACGCCGTGTGGTGGATCCGTCAGGCCATCCTGTCGTCGCTCGCGCGCCAGGGCCGCACCGTGCGCGTGCCGCTCAACCGCACCGCCGATCTCTCGCGCATCATCAAGGCCTCGGAAATCCTGCGCCAGAAGCTCCGCCGCGAGCCCTCGCCTGAAGAACTCGCACAGGTCACTGGCCTCTCGGTGGACGTGGTGCAGTCGCTGGCGGCGCTCAACACCGGCGACGTGCGTCTCGACGCGCCCATGGACCCGGACGGCGATCGCTCGCTCATCGAGCGCTTCGTGGCCGACGAGATGCCCGACACCGAGGAGGAAGCCATGAACCGCTTCCTCACTGACGAAATCGAGCAGGCCCTCGGCACGCTGCCGCCCCGCGACGCCAAGGTGCTGCGCCTCTACTTCGGACTCGAAGGCGGCCGCGAGCACACGCTCGAAGAAATCGGCTCCATGCTCGGCGTCACGCGCGAGCGGGTCCGCCAGCTCCGCGACCGCGCCCTCAAGCGCCTCCGAGAGGGCGACGTCGGGCGGGCACTCAGCAGTTTTGCGGCCTGA
- a CDS encoding LytR/AlgR family response regulator transcription factor has translation MSLRVVLLGQFVPELQAQLTALTSSMDWTLVASASDQSSARRVLTAPVPDLAIVSTTFTDGSGVDFVRNLPAAQRPVSVIVIGTRDEEAVQAFEVQATDFVLWPSAAARLGDALTRARQQVLQLSLLRTADELQRLIAEAQGTGGVDLGSLFGGRLAGLEGAHGGSNGHAANAHGNGHGNGNGHGGQHESVGDATRRRRTLGGPATGTLIASAPWRGAKPVAAPGRSPSGAEESVLDLSREDGGRASDQPRPLRVLVREGRRTRFVPLAEVDWFEADGNYIRVHSSGERYRTRGTITAIESALDPRQFVRIHRRVVVNMDRVREMSPLPGGDGLLVLGDGSTLRLSRTYRARVR, from the coding sequence ATGTCTCTCCGCGTTGTCCTGCTCGGCCAGTTCGTCCCCGAGTTGCAGGCTCAGCTCACCGCGCTGACGTCCTCGATGGATTGGACGCTCGTCGCGAGCGCGAGCGATCAGTCGAGCGCGCGTCGTGTCCTCACCGCGCCGGTGCCGGATCTGGCGATCGTGAGTACCACGTTCACCGACGGCAGCGGCGTGGATTTCGTGCGCAATCTGCCGGCTGCCCAGCGACCCGTCTCGGTCATCGTGATTGGCACGCGCGACGAAGAAGCCGTGCAGGCCTTCGAAGTGCAGGCCACCGATTTTGTGCTCTGGCCCAGTGCCGCCGCGCGTCTGGGTGATGCGCTGACGCGGGCGCGTCAGCAGGTGCTGCAGCTTTCCTTGCTGCGCACGGCCGATGAACTGCAGCGGCTGATTGCCGAAGCGCAGGGCACGGGTGGCGTGGACCTTGGCAGCCTCTTTGGTGGGCGGCTCGCTGGCCTCGAAGGCGCGCATGGCGGCAGCAATGGCCATGCGGCCAATGCACACGGAAACGGGCACGGCAACGGCAATGGACATGGTGGTCAGCACGAGTCCGTTGGGGATGCCACACGTCGCCGTCGCACGTTGGGTGGACCGGCCACGGGTACGCTTATCGCTTCCGCGCCATGGCGCGGAGCCAAGCCGGTGGCCGCACCCGGCCGCAGCCCAAGTGGCGCAGAAGAATCGGTGCTCGACCTCTCGCGCGAAGACGGCGGCCGCGCCTCCGACCAGCCCCGTCCGCTGCGCGTGCTGGTGCGCGAAGGGCGACGGACCCGCTTTGTGCCGCTGGCCGAAGTGGATTGGTTCGAGGCCGACGGCAACTATATCCGCGTGCACAGCAGCGGCGAGCGCTATCGCACGCGTGGCACCATCACGGCCATTGAGTCGGCGCTCGATCCGCGGCAGTTCGTGCGCATTCACCGTCGTGTGGTGGTGAACATGGACCGGGTGCGGGAAATGAGTCCGCTGCCGGGTGGCGACGGGCTGCTGGTGCTCGGAGACGGGTCGACGCTGCGGCTGTCGCGGACGTACCGGGCGCGGGTGCGCTGA
- the atpA gene encoding F0F1 ATP synthase subunit alpha: MATQTALRPGEIKDILLREIEAADLADLNVEEVGTVLEVKDGIARIYGLGKVMAGEMLEFTASETKQVITGLALNLEEDNIGAVILGDYLQLKEGDEVRRTARVLEVPVGPELIGRVVDPLGRPIDGLGEIRATQFRKVESPAPGIIVRQPVKEPLQTGIKAIDAMIPIGRGQRELIIGDRSTGKTAVAIDTIINQKGQGVICVYVAIGQKASTIASVVEKLRQAGALEYTIIVAASASDPAPMLYIAPYSGCAMAEFFMYNEGKPTLCVYDDLSKQAAAYRQLSLVLRRPPGREAYPGDVFYLHSRLLERAAKLREDEGVVDGKNILKPGGSLTALPIIETQAGDVSAYIPTNVISITDGQIFLETDLFNAGIRPAVNVGISVSRVGGSAQTKAMKSVAGRLRLDLAQFRELEAFAAFASDLDAATKRQLERGARTVEILKQGQYSPLPFEEQVAVIYAVTNGFLDGIDTGKVRAWEKGFLEYVKAQFPQVLDGMRSSKALSKDAEADLKRAIEQYTKSFAA, encoded by the coding sequence ATGGCCACCCAGACCGCACTGCGTCCCGGCGAAATCAAGGACATCCTCCTCCGTGAGATCGAGGCTGCCGACCTCGCCGATCTCAATGTCGAGGAAGTCGGTACCGTCCTCGAAGTAAAGGACGGCATCGCCCGCATCTACGGCCTCGGCAAGGTCATGGCCGGCGAGATGCTCGAGTTCACCGCCTCCGAGACCAAGCAGGTCATCACCGGCCTCGCGCTCAATCTCGAAGAAGACAACATCGGCGCCGTTATCCTGGGCGACTATCTCCAGCTCAAGGAAGGCGACGAAGTCCGTCGCACGGCCCGCGTGCTCGAGGTGCCCGTCGGTCCGGAACTCATCGGCCGCGTCGTTGATCCCCTCGGCCGCCCCATCGACGGCCTCGGCGAGATCCGCGCCACCCAGTTCCGCAAGGTGGAGTCGCCGGCCCCCGGCATCATCGTGCGTCAGCCCGTGAAGGAGCCGCTCCAGACCGGTATCAAGGCCATCGACGCCATGATCCCGATCGGTCGCGGCCAGCGTGAGCTCATCATCGGTGACCGTTCGACCGGCAAGACGGCCGTCGCCATCGACACGATCATCAACCAGAAGGGCCAGGGCGTCATCTGCGTGTACGTCGCCATCGGCCAGAAGGCGTCCACCATTGCCTCCGTGGTCGAGAAGCTGCGCCAGGCCGGCGCGCTCGAGTACACCATCATTGTTGCGGCCTCTGCGTCCGACCCGGCTCCGATGCTCTACATCGCGCCCTACTCGGGCTGCGCGATGGCCGAGTTCTTCATGTACAACGAGGGCAAGCCCACGCTCTGCGTGTACGACGACCTCTCGAAGCAGGCGGCGGCGTATCGCCAGCTCTCGCTCGTGCTGCGTCGTCCGCCGGGCCGCGAAGCCTACCCCGGCGACGTCTTCTATCTCCACAGCCGTCTGCTCGAGCGCGCCGCCAAGCTGCGCGAAGACGAGGGCGTGGTGGATGGCAAGAACATCCTCAAGCCCGGTGGCTCGCTCACCGCGCTGCCCATCATCGAGACGCAGGCCGGTGACGTGTCGGCCTACATCCCGACGAACGTCATCTCCATCACCGACGGTCAGATCTTCCTCGAGACCGACCTCTTCAACGCCGGCATTCGCCCGGCCGTGAACGTCGGCATCTCGGTGTCGCGCGTCGGTGGTTCCGCGCAGACCAAGGCCATGAAGAGCGTGGCCGGCCGTCTGCGCCTCGACCTCGCGCAGTTCCGTGAGCTCGAAGCCTTTGCCGCGTTCGCGTCGGACCTCGACGCCGCCACCAAGCGTCAGCTCGAGCGCGGGGCGCGCACGGTGGAAATCCTCAAGCAGGGTCAGTACTCGCCGCTGCCGTTCGAAGAGCAGGTGGCCGTCATTTACGCCGTGACCAACGGCTTCCTCGACGGCATCGACACCGGCAAGGTGCGCGCCTGGGAGAAGGGCTTCCTCGAGTACGTGAAGGCGCAGTTCCCGCAGGTGCTCGACGGCATGCGCAGCAGCAAGGCGCTGTCCAAGGACGCCGAAGCGGATCTCAAGCGCGCCATCGAGCAGTACACGAAGAGCTTCGCGGCCTAA